The following are encoded in a window of Bacteroidota bacterium genomic DNA:
- a CDS encoding tetratricopeptide repeat protein has protein sequence MKIFIKYTLYISIVLAVNIKSSFSQSSEGSYLIDVTGLAKMYEDAGEYQRLIDVYTQFINIDPNNADGYYNRGTAKSEKLKDYLGAIEDFNKAIHLNPNDAEAYNSRGLAQHNLDNNNEAMKDYNKSIELNPKYWLAYNNRGTLKAEFGDSRGALIDFNKSIENNPKYALAYYNRGQLKYKLNDNSGAIGDWSKTIEIDPFFEYAYYDRGTVKMEISDYKGALSDFTKAIEINSTFISAYFNRGVAKLSLNDPKGSIEDFNRTLLINPKHENAYYKRGNAKIILNDYKGALSDYNKVIILNPSDAGAYHNRGIAKYYLNNINEACLDWSKAGELGNQESYENIRDYCK, from the coding sequence ATGAAAATATTTATCAAATACACTCTCTACATTTCAATTGTATTAGCTGTGAATATTAAATCTTCATTCTCGCAATCTTCAGAAGGAAGTTATCTAATAGATGTAACCGGTTTAGCAAAAATGTATGAAGACGCAGGAGAATATCAAAGGCTAATTGATGTTTACACTCAATTTATAAATATTGACCCCAATAATGCTGATGGTTATTATAACCGCGGAACTGCTAAATCAGAAAAACTAAAAGATTATCTTGGTGCAATTGAAGATTTCAATAAAGCAATTCATTTAAATCCTAACGATGCTGAGGCATATAATAGTAGAGGACTTGCTCAACATAATCTTGATAATAATAACGAAGCAATGAAAGATTACAACAAATCAATAGAGCTTAATCCTAAATATTGGCTCGCATATAATAACAGAGGAACTCTGAAAGCTGAATTCGGAGATAGCAGAGGGGCTCTTATTGATTTTAATAAATCTATTGAAAATAATCCTAAATATGCACTCGCATATTACAACAGGGGGCAATTGAAATATAAATTAAATGATAATTCTGGTGCAATAGGAGATTGGAGTAAAACTATTGAAATTGATCCCTTTTTTGAATATGCCTATTATGATAGAGGTACAGTAAAAATGGAAATTTCCGATTATAAGGGGGCTCTTTCAGATTTCACCAAAGCAATTGAGATTAATTCAACCTTTATAAGTGCTTATTTTAATAGAGGAGTCGCTAAACTTTCACTTAACGACCCTAAAGGTTCTATTGAAGATTTTAACAGGACATTATTAATTAATCCTAAACATGAAAATGCTTATTATAAAAGAGGTAATGCTAAGATTATATTAAATGATTACAAAGGAGCTTTATCAGATTATAATAAGGTAATAATTCTTAATCCTTCTGATGCTGGAGCCTATCATAATAGAGGAATTGCAAAATATTATCTTAATAATATAAATGAAGCTTGTTTAGATTGGAGTAAAGCTGGTGAACTTGGGAATCAAGAATCTTATGAAAATATCAGGGATTATTGTAAATAA